The following coding sequences lie in one Deltaproteobacteria bacterium genomic window:
- a CDS encoding ABC transporter ATP-binding protein produces the protein MAEKLLEVKDLVTRFPTEGGDLRAVDGVSFSLRRGEILSLVGESGCGKSMTALSIMRLVPPPGEIISGEVLFEGLDLLSMDDEQIRELRGDRLSMVFQEPMSALNPVFTVGDQVAEVLRIHRNMDAKDAMEATVGILERVGLPDPRSRIREYPHQMSGGMQQRILIAMAVACEPAVLIADEPTTALDVTVQAQILRLMEEIIRLGEGGGALLITHDLGVVAEVADRVCVMYAGAILEKSPVRELFADPWHPYTIGLIRSLPTMERREFHAIPGAVPDLARLPGACRFHPRCPRAQGICGEEEPALQRTGERSVRCHFPGK, from the coding sequence ATGGCCGAAAAGCTGCTTGAGGTAAAAGATCTCGTCACGAGATTTCCCACTGAAGGGGGGGACCTCCGTGCGGTGGACGGGGTGTCATTCTCCCTCAGGCGTGGTGAGATCCTCAGCCTGGTGGGCGAGTCCGGCTGTGGGAAGAGCATGACCGCTTTGAGTATCATGCGGCTGGTCCCGCCTCCGGGAGAGATCATATCGGGGGAGGTCCTCTTTGAAGGTCTGGACCTGCTGTCCATGGATGACGAGCAGATAAGGGAGCTTCGGGGCGACCGTCTTTCCATGGTCTTTCAGGAACCCATGAGTGCGCTTAACCCTGTTTTTACCGTGGGGGACCAGGTGGCGGAGGTCCTGAGAATTCACAGGAATATGGACGCGAAAGACGCCATGGAGGCGACGGTGGGGATACTGGAACGTGTCGGCCTCCCTGATCCCCGGAGCCGGATTCGGGAGTATCCGCATCAGATGTCCGGGGGGATGCAGCAGAGGATACTCATTGCCATGGCTGTTGCCTGTGAACCCGCTGTCCTCATTGCGGACGAACCCACCACGGCCCTGGATGTCACCGTTCAGGCCCAGATCCTTCGCCTCATGGAGGAGATAATCAGGCTGGGGGAGGGGGGAGGAGCGCTGCTCATTACCCACGACCTCGGGGTCGTGGCCGAAGTGGCCGATAGGGTGTGCGTCATGTACGCCGGGGCGATCCTTGAGAAGAGCCCTGTCAGGGAGCTTTTCGCGGATCCATGGCATCCGTACACCATCGGTCTTATCAGGTCCCTTCCAACAATGGAGAGACGTGAGTTTCATGCCATTCCCGGGGCGGTTCCCGACCTCGCCAGATTGCCGGGGGCCTGCAGATTTCATCCCAGATGTCCCCGCGCCCAGGGGATTTGCGGGGAAGAGGAACCGGCTCTTCAAAGAACCGGTGAAAGGTCAGTCCGGTGCCACTTCCCAGGGAAGTGA